AGGCGGCCAGGGCGCGAGGCATTCCCGAGCGGCGCATTGTGCTGGTGCATGCGTTGAAGAATGCCATGATTCCGGTGATTACGATTTTGGGGCTGACCTTTGCCGCCATGCTGGGGGGCGCGGTGCTGACGGAGGTGACTTTTTCCTGGCCGGGGCTGGCCAACCGGCTCTACGAGGCAATCTCCCAGCGCGACTACCCGGTGGTGCAGGGGCTGATGGTATTTTTCGCCATGATTGTGGCGGTAATCAGCATTGCGATCGATATCTTAAATGCCTACATCGACCCTCGGATTCGCTACTAAATTCTAGACTGGAGAGGGTGACGGCGATTGATCTTGGAGTATAGCTGTAGCCAGTCTGGTTACGACAATTTCCCTAGGAATGTTCAAACGTTTGAACGTTCCTAGGGTTGCTGAATGTGCTGATCCAGTTGACCATGGCTATAGGCCGTTCTGCTGCATCGCTGTGACAGAGGCGTGCCCAGGGTTAGCACTGACTCTGGTGGAAGCAGGGCGGTTTTTGCTTGGGGCTCAGGGGTTAGAAACTGTTGCCTTGCTGAGGCCGCAGGTCGCCAGGGTGGTGGAAAATCGGGGGGGTAGGGGGTGTGCCTCAGCTCAGAAATTTGTGGCCGATTATTTAGAATATCTACAGCAGTTAACGACTTCTAAATATAGGTTTAGACCGTTGGGGTCCTTTCTTTTACGCTTTAGCCAGTGGGAATGCTGAACTGATAGGGAGCCTGGGACTAAAGCCCAAAGGTAAAGTTGGCAGTGGATGTGTTAAGCCGCAACAATGTAACGGTGCTTGGCCGGGGGCAGCGGCCCCTGATTATGGCCCACGGATTTGGCTGTGATCAAAAGATGTGGCGGTTTGTGACCCCGGCCTTTGAGGCCGACTACCGGCTGATTTTGTTTGACTACGTGGGGTTTGGTAAGTCTGATTTAGCCGCCTACGACCCCCAGCGGTACAGCCAGCTCCAGGGCTATGCCGAGGATGTGTTGGAGATCTGTGGGGCGCTGAAGCTGGAGCAGGCCATTTTTGTGGGTCACTCGGTGAGCAGCATGATTGGCCTGCTGGCGGCGATCGCCGTCCCCGAGCGCTTTGCCCAGCTGGTGATGATCGGCCCTTCGCCCTGCTACATCAACGAGGACGGCTACATTGGCGGCTTTGAACGCCAGGATATCGACCAGATGCTCGACATTATGGAAAAAAACTACATGGGCTGGGCGCACTTTTTGGCCCCAGTGGTGATGCAGAACGCCGATCGCCCCCAGCTGACCCAGGAGCTAGAGGAAAGCTTTTGCTCGACCGACCCTACGGTAGCCATTCAGTTTGCCAAGACTACCTTCTATGGCGACAACCGCCGCGACTTGGCCCTCGCCCCGGTACCCTCACTGATTTTGCAGTGTCGGGAGGACGCGATCGCCCCTGTAGAGGTGGGCCACTACCTGCACCGGCATCTGCCCCACAGCACCCTGACGCTGATGGAGGCCACCGGCCACTGCCCCCACCTCAGCCACCCCGACGAGACCATTCAGCACATCAAAACCTATCTGGAGGCGGCCAGCCTGACGGCCTATGGCTAACCGGAATTCTACCCCCAGGTCTACCCCCCAGGGCCTAGACCCTCTGCTCGACCAGGCCCCCTGCGGTTTTCTGTCGGTGCGCGACGACGGCGTGATTGAAACCGTCAACGCTACGCTGCTGGCGCTGCTAGGCTGGGAGCGAGCGGCCTTAGCCGGGCAAAATATCGGGGTCATTTTGCCCGTGGCCAGCCGCATTTTTTACCAAACCCATGTTTTCCCTATGCTGCGGGTGCAGGGGGCGGTGAGCGAAATTTACTTTTCGCTGCGATCGCGATCGGGTCAAGAGGTTCCCGTTTTGGTCAACGGGGTGCGGCGGCAGCGCCAGGGAGAGACCTTCAATGACTGCGTGGTAATTGCCGTCGGCCAGCGGATGCAGTACGAAGACGCGATTCTGCGGGCCAAAAAAAAGGCCGAGGCTGCCATCGGTGCCCAAAAACAGGCCGAGGCCACCCTCAAGCACCAGTACGAGTGGGCTGTAGCGCTGGGGCAAATCACCCAGCACATTCGGGAATCCCTTGAACTCACCCATATTTTTGCCGCAGCGGCCCAGGAGATTCGGCAGTGCCTGGGGGCCGACCGGGTGGGCATCTACCGATTTTGCCGGGAGGAGGCCACCCGCAGCGGGTTTGTGTCGGAGGCGGTGGCCCCCGGAGTGGCCTCGGTGATGGTGGCTCAGACATTGCACCACGGCTTTGGCGATCACTACCTGAGCATTCGCCACAACGCTGGCACCCTGGCCATTCGAGATATCCACCAAATGAGTTTGCTAGAGGAGCACGGCCAGCTGTTCAGTCAGTTTGATGTGCAGGCCGCCCTGGTTGTGCCCCTGCAAAAGGAGACCGACCTCTGGGGGCTAATTGTCATCCACCACTGCTCGGGGCCGCGCTACTGGCAGGGGGCTGAGATCGAACTGGTGGAATCGATCGCGGTGCAGCTGGCGATCGCCATTCACCAGGCAGACCTGGTCAAACGGCTGCAGGACGAGCTGCAAGAGCGCCAGCGGGCCGAGGTGCGCCTCACCCAGATCAATGCTGAACTGCAGCGGGCTACGGGGTTGCTAGAGCAGATGGCCCACCTTGACCCGCTCACTCAAATTGCCAACCGCCGCCGGTTTGGCGATTGTCTAGACCAGGAGTGGGCTCGCCTCAGCCGCGATCGCCTGCCGCTGTCGCTGCTGCTGTTCGATGTCGATTATTTCAAGTTCTATAACGACAGCTACGGTCACCAGCGGGGCGACGACTGTCTCTACGCCATTGCCCAGGCCGTTCAGGCTGTGTTGGGTCGCCCCACCGATCTGCTGGCCCGCTACGGCGGCGAGGAGTTTGCGGTGGTTTTGCCCGGTACCAGCCGGGACGGGGCGATCGCGGTAGCCCGGCACATCCATCGGGCGATCGCGGCTTTGGCCATTGCCCATTCGACTTCGGCGGTGAGTTCTCAAATTACCATCAGCCTGGGCATCGCCACCCTAATTCCCTCCCACCGGCTGACCTCCAAGGTGCTGATTCAGCGGGCCGATCGGGCCCTTTACCGGGCCAAGCAGCAGGGGCGCAATCGCTCGGTGGTGTTTGATCCGGCGGGGTTTGCCCCTCCGCCCTCCGCAGGGGGGTGATGCGATGGAAGGGATGACGCTGATCAGGCGCTACGGCGACGGCAAACGCGACTTTAGCTGGGCGGATCTGCGCGCCGCAGATCTGAGTCAGGCCCAGCTGCCCACCATCGACCTGTCGCGGGCAAATCTGGCCGGGGCGAATCTGGCCGGGGCCGATTTGCGCCAGGCCAACCTCTTTAAGGCGAACCTGACGGGCACCAACCTGGTGGGCGCTGACCTGAGCGGGGCGAATCTGCGCCGCGCCGATCTGACGGCGGCCCGTTTCGACCCAGAGCAGCTGGCCACAGCGGATACGCGGGGGGCGGTCGGCCTGGCTGCCGCAGCGATGCCTGAGCCAACAGCCGTCTCCCCCAACGCGCCGATTCCCCCAGCTTTCGCCACCGACGGTAAGGTGCCTGACCCCGTAGCCTTCCCCGCTGCCGTAGCCTCCCCTGCGATCGCCTTAGCGCGGAGAGAAACGGTGATCTCCCTAGCCATCCTGGGAATTGGTCATCTGTTCTACGGCATAGTACTGGGGGCAGCGCAGGTGGCCGCTGGCTGGTGGCCGCTGGTGTGGCTGCCCGTTGGCCTCGGCCTTTGGCAGGAGGAGCTGATCTGGTTTGTGCCGGTGCTGGGGGCGATCGCCGTAGTGGTCGCCCTGGAGCTATCGGCGGCGGTGCTGTTGTTTTTCCTGCCCGTGGCGCTGGGTCTTGGGGTTGCCTTCGCCCTCTGCGGTAGCATTCTGGGGTGGAGCTGGGGGCAAAGCCTTAAGACCACGGTCTGGTTTGGCGGCCTGGCATTTTTGGCTATGCACAGCGCAATTTGGCTGTTTGACGGCAGCAACGCCTACAGCGGCGGGGGCATTGTGCTGAATTTGCAGACTTTTCCCGTGGCGCTGCTGCTGGGGCTAGGGCTGCTGGCCGTGGCCCGCGGAGCCCTGGCCTATACCCAGCTGGCTGAGCTGCGCTACACCCCGGCGCGCCAGTGGCTTTACCTCGGCGGCAGTGCGGCGGTGGGGCTGCTGACAGGGGTAGTGGTGAGTCGCTAACAGTTTGCGGGGGCAAACCAGCCTATGCTCTAGCCAGGCGTCACAGCCCAGCCCGCAGGCCCAGCGCCCAACTGATATACTGAACGTCCAACCGTTACAAAAAGCAAAGCGCACGCCTGCCCGCCCACGGAGATTATGCAGCCAACCGATCCCGATCAGTTTACCGCCAAAGCCTGGGACGCCATCGTTGAGGCCCAGGACGTGGCCCGCCGCTGCAAGCATCAATATATGGAGGTGGAGCACGTCATTATTGCCCTGCTCGACCAGGAGGAAGATGGGCTGGCCCACAAAGTGCTGGCCAAGGCCAACCTCGACAGCGACCTGATTCTCGACGAGCTAGAGACCTTTGCCAAACGCCAGGCCCGCGTTCGGCCCGGCCTCGACAGCAATTTGTACCTGGGCCAGAGCCTCGATCGCATGCTCGATGGAGCCGAGGCGGCTCGCCAGACCCTCAAAGACAAATTTATCTCCGTCGAGCACCTGCTGCTGGGCTTTCAGGAAGACGAGCGCATTGGCCGCAGGCTGCTGCGCGGCTTTAACGTCGAAGGCCCGGAGCTAATGGCGGCGGTGCAGGCGGTGCGCGGCAGCCAAAAAGTCACCGACCAAAACCCCGAGTCGCAGTACGAAGCCCTCGACAAGTACGGCATTGATCTCACCCAGCTGGCCCGCGACGGTCAGCTCGACCCGGTGATTGGCCGCGACGACGAGATTCGCCGGGTGATTCAGGTGCTGTCGCGGCGCACCAAAAATAACCCGGTGGTGATTGGCGAACCGGGGGTGGGCAAGACGGCGATCGCCGAAGCCCTGGCCCAGCGGATTATCAATGGCGAAGTGCCCGAGTCGCTCAAGGGGCGCACTCTGATTTCGCTGGACATTGGCGGGCTGATTGCCGGGGCCAAGTTTCGCGGTGAGTTTGAGGAGCGGCTGCGGCTGGTGCTCAAAGAAGTCACCGACTCCGCCGGGCAAATAGTGCTGTTTATCGACGAGCTGCACACGGTGGTCGGGGCCGGGGCGGGCCAGGGCACCATGGACGCCAGCAACCTGCTCAAGCCCATGCTGGCCCGAGGTGAGCTGCGCTGCATTGGCGCGACCACCCTAGACGAGTACCGCAAGCACATCGAAAAAGACGCCGCCCTGGAGCGTCGCTTTCAGCAGGTGTACATCGGCCAGCCCAGCGCCGAAGACACCATCTCCATTCTGCGGGGGCTGAAGAAGCGCTACGAGTCGTACCACGGCGTCGATATTGCCGACAGCGCCCTGGTGGCGGCGGCGGTGCTCTCCGACCGCTACATCAGCGATCGCTTTTTGCCGGACAAAGCCATCGACCTGGTGGACGAAGCCGCCGCTAAGCTCAAAATGGAGATCACCTCCAAACCCGAGGAGCTAGAGGGCATCGAGCGCCGCCTGATGCAGCTGGAGATGGAAAAGCTCTCCCTGGAAGCGGAGAACGGCACGGCCACCAAAGCCTCCCGCACCCGGCTCAGCCGCATTGAGGCCGAAATCGCCGAACTCCAGGCCAAGCAGAGCGAGTTCAGCGGCCAGTGGCAGAGCGAAAAGCAGGCCCTCGACGCCATCCACGCCCTCAAGGAAGAAGAAGACCAGATTCGTCTGCAGATTGAGCAGGCCGAGCGGGCCTACGACCTCAACCGAGCCGCCCAGCTCAAGTACGGCAGGCTGGAGGCGATTCAGCGCGATCGCGAAGCCTTGGAGGCCCAGCTCGTCGAAGTGCAGGCCCAGGGCAACACCCTGTTGCGCGAGCAGGTGACCGAGGCCGACATCGCCGAAATCGTCGCCAAGTGGACGGGGATTCCGGTCAACCGGCTGATGGAGTCGGAGCGCCAGAAGCTGCTCCAGCTCGAAGGCCACCTGCACGAGCGGGTGATCGGCCAGGACGAGGCGGTGGAGGCCGTGGCCGCCGCCATTCGCCGCGCCCGAGCGGGCATGAACGACCAGGGTCGCCCCCTGGGCTCGTTTCTGTTTATGGGGCCGACCGGGGTGGGCAAAACCGAGCTGGCCCGCGCCCTGGCCGAGTTCCTCTTCGACACCGAGGACGCCCTGATTCGCATCGACATGTCGGAGTACATGGAGAAAAATGCCGTGTCGCGGCTGGTGGGGGCACCCCCCGGCTACGTGGGCTACGAAGACGGCGGTCAGCTCTCCGAGGCGGTGCGCCGTCACCCCTACTCGGTGGTGCTGCTCGACGAGGTGGAAAAAGCCCACCCCGACGTATTTAACATTCTCTTGCAGGTGCTCGACGACGGTCGCATTACCGACTCCCAGGGCCACCGGGTCGACTTTCGCAACACCGTGGTGATCATGACCAGCAACCTGGGCAGCGACCACATTCTGGAGCTGGCCGGGGACGACGATCGCTACGACGAAATGCGTACCCAGGTGCTCAAGGCGCTGCAAAAGCAGTTTCGCCCCGAATTCCTCAACCGGGTGGACGACCTGATCCTGTTCCACTCCCTGCGCAAGGGCGAGCTGCGTAAGATTGTGGCCCTGCAAATTCGTCGGGTGCAGCGCCGCTTGGCTGACCAGGCGATCGGGCTAGAAATTGCCGATGCGGCGATCGACTTCATTGCCGAGAGCGGCTACGACCCGGTGTACGGGGCGCGCCCCCTGAAGCGGGCCATCCAGCGCCTGCTAGAGAACCCGATCGCCACCAAAATTCTCGAGACCACCTTTGCCCAGGGCGCGACCATCACAGTGGATTTGCAGGACGGCAGGCTGGCCTTTGACCACCGCGAACCCGCTGCGGCGGAGGCTCCAGAGGCGGCGGCCGCCAAAGTTGAGTCGGTGGTCGGCGGCTAGGACATCCATAAAGGCATTGAGCCAGGGCTAGTAGACAGCCAAGACAGCTATGCCCCAAAGTTTTTTCTTCATCCCCCTCTCTAGGGGGATAGCCTTTGGTGGGATGGGCTTCTGCCCGGAACTGTGAGTGCCTGCCCAATTCAAGGGCCCGGTGCCATGCCGTCGCTACGGCCAAGTCGTGCTGGGGTGCCAACGGCGGTGCCCCAGCGGCAGGGCTTCGGAAAATTTCTCTCGGAACAAATGAAATAATTCTGTAACAAATTTGTCAATTTAATTCTTATATCAGGACTTCTTAATGTGATTGGGCCATAATTTTGCTCAACCCTGTAGTGCATTGGTTACGTCTGCGCTTGAATTCACCCTTTAGCAAAAGGATCTTCCTATGCAGCTACGTTTTCTTGGTGCCGAATACGATCGCCAGTGGCCCAGTCTAGAAACCCGCGACGGCGAAGTGACGGGTAAGTATCGAGGCGTTGCCTGGAGTGCCAAGCACCACAGCCCTACGGTGGCCGCAACTATGCCCGTTACCCTGCGCTTTATGGGCCGCTCCTACCGGACTCAGGTGTAGTTGGCCCAGTTTTGTACCTCTGTTTAGGTTTAGAATGCCGGCGTGTCAGCCGGTTTTTTTTGCCTACGTCTGGGGCCTTGACCTAGGCCGAACGACGCAGATTTAGCTCCGCTCGGCGGGCAACCGAGGCCGGTCAGTGAACACTCTAGGGACAGTTCCTGATCTCTTGGCAGCAATGGTTTCTTCCCAACTCCCAATTCCTATTCGTGTTGGTCTACTGCACTCGCTGACCGGCACCATGGCCCTCAGCGAGACTCCCCTGGTGGATGCGGCCCTGATGGCGATCGCAGAAATCAACCGGGCTGGCGGTGTGCTGGGGCGGCCCCTGGAACCGGTGGTGCGGGACGGCGGTTCAAACCCCGAGCAGTTTGCGGCCATGGCCCAGGCGCTCATTGAGGTTGACCAGGTCGCCACTGTCTTTGGCTGCTGGACTTCCCTCAGCCGCAAGGCGGTGCTGCCAGTGTTTGAGGCCCGTCGGGTGCTGCTGTGGTACCCCATGCAGTACGAAGGGCTAGAGCAGTCGCCCTGGATTTTCTACAGCGGCTCTTGCCCCAACCAGCAGGTTGAACCTGCCCTTGAGTGGCTGCTGGCCCAGGGCAAGCGGCGCATCTACCTGCTGGGGTCAGACTATGTGTTTCCTCGGGTGGCCAACAAAATCCTC
This genomic stretch from Nodosilinea sp. PGN35 harbors:
- a CDS encoding DUF4278 domain-containing protein, whose protein sequence is MQLRFLGAEYDRQWPSLETRDGEVTGKYRGVAWSAKHHSPTVAATMPVTLRFMGRSYRTQV
- a CDS encoding pentapeptide repeat-containing protein, encoding MTLIRRYGDGKRDFSWADLRAADLSQAQLPTIDLSRANLAGANLAGADLRQANLFKANLTGTNLVGADLSGANLRRADLTAARFDPEQLATADTRGAVGLAAAAMPEPTAVSPNAPIPPAFATDGKVPDPVAFPAAVASPAIALARRETVISLAILGIGHLFYGIVLGAAQVAAGWWPLVWLPVGLGLWQEELIWFVPVLGAIAVVVALELSAAVLLFFLPVALGLGVAFALCGSILGWSWGQSLKTTVWFGGLAFLAMHSAIWLFDGSNAYSGGGIVLNLQTFPVALLLGLGLLAVARGALAYTQLAELRYTPARQWLYLGGSAAVGLLTGVVVSR
- the clpB gene encoding ATP-dependent chaperone ClpB, with the translated sequence MQPTDPDQFTAKAWDAIVEAQDVARRCKHQYMEVEHVIIALLDQEEDGLAHKVLAKANLDSDLILDELETFAKRQARVRPGLDSNLYLGQSLDRMLDGAEAARQTLKDKFISVEHLLLGFQEDERIGRRLLRGFNVEGPELMAAVQAVRGSQKVTDQNPESQYEALDKYGIDLTQLARDGQLDPVIGRDDEIRRVIQVLSRRTKNNPVVIGEPGVGKTAIAEALAQRIINGEVPESLKGRTLISLDIGGLIAGAKFRGEFEERLRLVLKEVTDSAGQIVLFIDELHTVVGAGAGQGTMDASNLLKPMLARGELRCIGATTLDEYRKHIEKDAALERRFQQVYIGQPSAEDTISILRGLKKRYESYHGVDIADSALVAAAVLSDRYISDRFLPDKAIDLVDEAAAKLKMEITSKPEELEGIERRLMQLEMEKLSLEAENGTATKASRTRLSRIEAEIAELQAKQSEFSGQWQSEKQALDAIHALKEEEDQIRLQIEQAERAYDLNRAAQLKYGRLEAIQRDREALEAQLVEVQAQGNTLLREQVTEADIAEIVAKWTGIPVNRLMESERQKLLQLEGHLHERVIGQDEAVEAVAAAIRRARAGMNDQGRPLGSFLFMGPTGVGKTELARALAEFLFDTEDALIRIDMSEYMEKNAVSRLVGAPPGYVGYEDGGQLSEAVRRHPYSVVLLDEVEKAHPDVFNILLQVLDDGRITDSQGHRVDFRNTVVIMTSNLGSDHILELAGDDDRYDEMRTQVLKALQKQFRPEFLNRVDDLILFHSLRKGELRKIVALQIRRVQRRLADQAIGLEIADAAIDFIAESGYDPVYGARPLKRAIQRLLENPIATKILETTFAQGATITVDLQDGRLAFDHREPAAAEAPEAAAAKVESVVGG
- a CDS encoding diguanylate cyclase domain-containing protein: MANRNSTPRSTPQGLDPLLDQAPCGFLSVRDDGVIETVNATLLALLGWERAALAGQNIGVILPVASRIFYQTHVFPMLRVQGAVSEIYFSLRSRSGQEVPVLVNGVRRQRQGETFNDCVVIAVGQRMQYEDAILRAKKKAEAAIGAQKQAEATLKHQYEWAVALGQITQHIRESLELTHIFAAAAQEIRQCLGADRVGIYRFCREEATRSGFVSEAVAPGVASVMVAQTLHHGFGDHYLSIRHNAGTLAIRDIHQMSLLEEHGQLFSQFDVQAALVVPLQKETDLWGLIVIHHCSGPRYWQGAEIELVESIAVQLAIAIHQADLVKRLQDELQERQRAEVRLTQINAELQRATGLLEQMAHLDPLTQIANRRRFGDCLDQEWARLSRDRLPLSLLLFDVDYFKFYNDSYGHQRGDDCLYAIAQAVQAVLGRPTDLLARYGGEEFAVVLPGTSRDGAIAVARHIHRAIAALAIAHSTSAVSSQITISLGIATLIPSHRLTSKVLIQRADRALYRAKQQGRNRSVVFDPAGFAPPPSAGG
- a CDS encoding alpha/beta fold hydrolase; its protein translation is MAVDVLSRNNVTVLGRGQRPLIMAHGFGCDQKMWRFVTPAFEADYRLILFDYVGFGKSDLAAYDPQRYSQLQGYAEDVLEICGALKLEQAIFVGHSVSSMIGLLAAIAVPERFAQLVMIGPSPCYINEDGYIGGFERQDIDQMLDIMEKNYMGWAHFLAPVVMQNADRPQLTQELEESFCSTDPTVAIQFAKTTFYGDNRRDLALAPVPSLILQCREDAIAPVEVGHYLHRHLPHSTLTLMEATGHCPHLSHPDETIQHIKTYLEAASLTAYG